In Dreissena polymorpha isolate Duluth1 unplaced genomic scaffold, UMN_Dpol_1.0 chrUn025, whole genome shotgun sequence, the DNA window CTTTCTTTTTGGGTAGTCTGAATATCCAATCCGGGTATCCGTTGGTTCTTAAAGCGGATTTCACATGTTCGATTTCGTCTTTCTGGTCTTTTTCTTTTGTTATTAGGGTTTTGGCTCTGTGTAGTAGGGTACGTACAACTGATCGTTTGTGTTCAAGGTGGTGGTTGGACTGAAAGTTCAGATACTGGTCGGTGTGCGTCGGTTTCCTGTAAACCGTGGTTTTCGTCGACCCATCGTCTGCCACGTGAACACATGTGTCCAGGAACGGAATACGGCCTTCTTCCTCCTGCTCTGAAGTGAACTTGATATGTTCGTCTATTGAGTTGATGTGGTCCGTGAATTCTTGGATGTTGTATTCATGGATTTTAGTCATGGTATCATCCACGTACCTCAGCCAGAGGGACGGTGGATTCCTTGCAGTTTCCAATGCCTGCTTCTCAAAAAACTCCATATATAAGTTCGCGACAATCGGCGATACGGGAGAACCCATGGCTGCACCTTGCTTCTGTTGGAAGAATTGTTCATTGTATATGAAGTATGTGCTACTAAGGCAGAGGTCTAACAACTCGGTCACTTGTTCAACACTGAGTTCAGATCGTTCGTTGAGTTTGGTGTCTCCAGCCAATTTGTTATTGATCACTGTGAGTGCTTTAGGTACTGGAATTGAAGTGAAAAGTGCTGAGACATCATAGGATACCAATTTCGTGCCTGGGGGTACTTCAAGATCCTTGATCTTCTGAACGAAATCCACCGAGTTAACTATGTGGTGTTCCGTTTTACCCGCCAAGGGGCCAATGACCGAAGCAATGTATTTAGCGGTTGCATACAATACGCTTCCTGTGCTCGATACAATTGGTCTTAAAGGAGCATCCTTTTTATGAATTTTGGGTAGTCCATATAATTTTGGGACGTTTTCTGATGTGGGATATAGTTGATGGTACAGTTTATCTGAGATAAGATTTTCCTTCTTCCATTTCTTTAAGATGTTAACCAATCTAGTTTTCACTTGCCTGGTTGGGTCCTTTTTCAGTGGTTCATAGGTATCCCTGTCGCTCGTGAGCTTATCCATCTTGGCTACATACTCAGTTTTGTTCATCACAACCGTAGTACGACCCTTATCGGCAGGTAGAATTACAATGTCTTTCCGTTTACCTAAGTCACGCAAGGCATCTCTTTCCTTGGTGGTGATGTTGCTTTTAGGTTTGGTGGCACTTTTTAGAATCTTTACAACTTCTCCCCTTAAACTTTCAGCGGCCGATTTATCCTCTAATTGGTAGCAAACCTGTTCTGTGGAAGCGATGATTTCATTTATGGGGATGGTTGGAGGGGTAACACAAAAGTTCATACCTTTCTTTAACACTGATGTTTCGTCCAGTGACAACGGCCTGTCCGATAAATTGACGACCCATTTGTCAGTGTTAATCAAGTCCCTTTCTGTTCCCGAGTCTGACTTTCCTTCTTTTATCGATAAAAGTTTAGAAAATTTCTCTCGTTGCCGTTGTTTACATTTTCCATGTTCATCCTCGTGCGCATGCGCGAAGGCGACTTCCACTTCCGACCAAATAGAGGGAGACAACTTCAATTTCAATTCTGATCGTAAACATTCAGATTCTTCTCCGGTCATGTGACTGTGACGTCAGTCAGCCAGTGATCAGCTGATGAAGAAGATGTGATATCTTCGAAAATTCCAAGGTAAAAAATTCGGCTCTGAGTCCAAGAATCTACTCAATAATGCATCAACCAGAGCAGAGAAACCTCCACGAGcgtattcctctgttgttcttttcttttctctcaaaaaataaataaatatatattagcatatcttgtattacatgtctgaactatattgctttgtacaatcactatgttgtatgatcatatacatgtttacattgtatgtatgatattgaataaaaaagtatCGTGCTAGTTGAATGTCACTCTTCTGGTAACTCGCTTACAACCGGCAGACTATACATCCGATGTAAGGCTATGGCTCCGCAAATGCTGGACTTTGAGGCGAATATGAGAATATCCCGCGTTTTCTTCTTAAATCTTTATTATTCATTTCTTTGGTTGCTTAAGGCATTATTTTTCGGACATCTGTATCATATCATTAAAGCAATACATCGATTTGATTATGAACGACCCTCCATTTTATCCTAACAAGTTTACAATTTAAGATTGTTTCTTAACTGACAGATCGTGCCGACAATAAAGTTTACGCCGGTATTAAGTCAAAAACGCTTTCCCAATAAACAGTAAACCCTTTGAATTTAAAACAGCGGCTTAATAAGCTATAAGGACACATAAAATGTTGAAGATGGTCATTAACACGGTACATAGTTCTCAAACGATCATAACTACAAACGAAAATTTAAGATAAGTTCGGCACTAAATATTGGTCACAACCCTAATCTCGGGTTTAACCGCTAGGTAGCGATCACTTACGAATTGAAGGCTATTTTAACCTTGAGCAATAAATGAGTCAGAGGGAATCGAAGAACACTCAAACCTAATGCAATAAATTAGTCACATGGAAAAATTTTAATGCGACTTCATGGGAAAACAAACTACCAGGTTATGTACACGTAACACCCTAATTTTAGATGTTCAGATGgtgattttgtttaaaataatgaatcaatatttaatataatgttcaAAATATATGTACAAATAACGGCATATCTACAGTagttttttaattcaattattctagttgtattacatgtaatttgatttttaatgtaACCATTATCGGGATAGTTTGTTTTTGTGAGTTCTGATATATTTAATTAGCTTAATAGAAAGTGttccaattaaaataaaacaatacgtGTATTGCATTTATGACTAATACCTCATTTTCTGTTGTGATATTTGAATGCAAAGTAGCTAACAAAACAAGCATTTAACGTTATAAAAATATGTTCGAATGACTAATTGTGTACTATAAAAAATCAACGTACACAGTGTGTATATGTACTTTGAATACTGATACTtgggtgtttttttttgttatgttatGCAAAGTGCGCTTTTTGAATACCTTTTGTAAACCGAATtcttacaaataataaataaaataaaaataagtaccTTAAGGCTgtgtttaatgatttaaaaaatgacGAACTAAATATTGCCGTATTAAATTAATAAACCATTTAAACGATGgtaaaaacagaaaaatattataatacaaagtTAAGAATAAATGGTGCTTGAACTCCGACCAAAGTCATAGTTTTTGACAATTGTATTTAGTGTTTGTACCGTTGAAAAGGCATTAATTATGTTAGGATGTGTTCATTGTTTGGTGCAAATAATGATATTCATTCGACACATTG includes these proteins:
- the LOC127863670 gene encoding uncharacterized protein LOC127863670, with protein sequence MTGEESECLRSELKLKLSPSIWSEVEVAFAHAHEDEHGKCKQRQREKFSKLLSIKEGKSDSGTERDLINTDKWVVNLSDRPLSLDETSVLKKGMNFCVTPPTIPINEIIASTEQVCYQLEDKSAAESLRGEVVKILKSATKPKSNITTKERDALRDLGKRKDIVILPADKGRTTVVMNKTEYVAKMDKLTSDRDTYEPLKKDPTRQVKTRLVNILKKWKKENLISDKLYHQLYPTSENVPKLYGLPKIHKKDAPLRPIVSSTGSVLYATAKYIASVIGPLAGKTEHHIVNSVDFVQKIKDLEVPPGTKLVSYDVSALFTSIPVPKALTVINNKLAGDTKLNERSELSVEQVTELLDLCLSSTYFIYNEQFFQQKQGAAMGSPVSPIVANLYMEFFEKQALETARNPPSLWLRYVDDTMTKIHEYNIQEFTDHINSIDEHIKFTSEQEEEGRIPFLDTCVHVADDGSTKTTVYRKPTHTDQYLNFQSNHHLEHKRSVVRTLLHRAKTLITKEKDQKDEIEHVKSALRTNGYPDWIFRLPKKKEKTLDKDKGTQKRPTAGIPYIRGTSEVLARVFKKH